Proteins from a genomic interval of Desulfuromonas thiophila:
- a CDS encoding DUF2905 domain-containing protein: protein MQKILLLLGVLFLLAGLLWPWLAKLPLGRLPGDLLFERPGLKVWFPLTTMIVVSLVLSLLLHLFRK, encoded by the coding sequence ATGCAGAAAATCTTGCTGTTGCTGGGGGTGCTGTTTCTGCTGGCGGGCCTGTTGTGGCCCTGGCTGGCCAAACTGCCGCTGGGCCGACTGCCGGGCGATCTGCTGTTTGAGCGGCCGGGGCTGAAGGTCTGGTTTCCGCTGACCACGATGATCGTCGTCAGTCTGGTGTTGTCGTTGTTGCTGCACCTGTTTCGCAAGTAA
- a CDS encoding MATE family efflux transporter — MWSARFPSLRLYRCELAALLRLSAPLILAQLAQTSMGFVDTLMAGRVGARDLAAVAIGSSLWFPLILLLLGLLSALTPLMAQAQGAGQRQQLRQLPAQGMLLGGLAGLALAVLLPQSRHLLPLLQVETAVRPLIDGYLVGVAWGFPAIGVCFALRYCSEGRSLARPSMIASFIGLGVNIVANAVLVFGLLGAPALGGVGCGPATALAMWAMLLVMLLLYRRIDRAALSQWRRGWRLLDRRLQLQLLRLGLPIGIGLFIECSSFALIALLLSRFGAGEVAAHQIALNFVSLIFMIPLSISSATAVRVGFSIGRARPQQVRCAVRTAVTTALVLALTSASLMLLLAPACAALYTSDAHLRQRAAELILLAALFQLPDALQVIFAGALRGCKDTRVPMLLQTLAYWAIGLPLGCLLGLRLQQAAPGFWYGLIAGLSCAALMLGLRLRTSLRRVIAGLRPGTSNFPLTRAGAVVTD; from the coding sequence ATGTGGTCTGCCCGCTTTCCCTCCCTGCGCCTCTACCGCTGCGAACTGGCGGCACTGCTGCGCCTGAGCGCTCCCCTGATTCTAGCCCAGCTGGCCCAGACCAGCATGGGCTTTGTCGACACCCTGATGGCCGGCCGGGTCGGCGCGCGCGATCTGGCAGCGGTGGCCATCGGTTCGAGTCTGTGGTTTCCGCTGATTCTGCTGCTGCTCGGCCTGCTCAGCGCCCTGACGCCGCTGATGGCCCAGGCTCAGGGTGCCGGCCAGCGGCAGCAACTGCGCCAGTTGCCGGCCCAGGGCATGCTGCTGGGCGGGCTGGCCGGCCTGGCCCTGGCAGTGCTGCTGCCGCAGAGTCGCCATCTGTTACCGCTGCTGCAGGTCGAAACAGCGGTGCGACCGCTGATAGACGGCTATCTGGTCGGCGTGGCCTGGGGCTTCCCCGCTATCGGCGTCTGCTTCGCCCTGCGTTACTGCAGCGAAGGGCGTTCCCTCGCGCGTCCAAGCATGATCGCCAGCTTCATTGGCCTGGGGGTCAACATCGTCGCCAACGCCGTGCTGGTGTTCGGCCTGCTCGGCGCTCCGGCCCTGGGCGGGGTGGGCTGCGGCCCGGCAACGGCTCTGGCCATGTGGGCCATGCTGCTGGTCATGCTGCTGCTCTATCGCCGGATCGACCGCGCCGCCCTGTCTCAGTGGCGGCGCGGCTGGCGCCTACTGGATCGCCGGCTGCAGCTGCAACTGCTGCGCCTGGGCCTGCCGATCGGCATCGGCCTGTTCATCGAATGCAGCAGTTTTGCCCTGATCGCCCTGCTGCTATCGCGCTTTGGCGCCGGTGAGGTGGCGGCCCATCAGATCGCCCTCAACTTTGTCTCGCTCATCTTCATGATTCCCCTGAGCATCAGCAGTGCCACGGCCGTTCGGGTCGGCTTCAGCATTGGCCGGGCTCGACCACAGCAGGTACGCTGTGCCGTACGCACCGCCGTCACCACCGCCCTGGTGCTGGCCCTGACCAGCGCCAGCCTGATGCTGCTGCTGGCACCGGCCTGCGCCGCTCTCTACACCAGCGACGCCCATCTGCGCCAGCGCGCTGCCGAACTGATTCTGCTGGCGGCCCTGTTCCAACTGCCCGACGCCCTGCAAGTGATCTTCGCCGGAGCCCTGCGCGGCTGCAAGGACACCCGCGTTCCCATGCTGCTGCAGACCCTGGCCTACTGGGCCATCGGCCTGCCCCTCGGCTGTCTGCTGGGACTGCGCCTGCAACAGGCCGCGCCCGGCTTCTGGTACGGCCTCATTGCCGGCCTCAGCTGCGCCGCCCTGATGCTCGGCCTGCGCCTGCGCACCAGCCTGCGACGCGTTATCGCCGGGTTGCGCCCGGGCACCAGCAATTTTCCCTTGACAAGAGCGGGCGCAGTCGTTACTGACTGA
- a CDS encoding RluA family pseudouridine synthase: METCTEIIVVSTRQQGQSALEILAAAVPAAGRGYLRQLFKKGRVRCDGQVLAADALLQAGQQLQLAGSARLAELLAAPRQAAEAAGVPVLYESAELLVVDKPAGLAVHGGAEQTDHLVGRVQTLMTQRGERFAVAPIHRLDRATSGPVLLGKGRKACGELGRLFLRQQVEKCYLALVQGRTAPTGELASLLPAKGKLKEARCGFQALRRSEQASLLQIDLQTGRQHQIRRQLAAAGHPLFGDARYGGPCPPALPRLFLHCSRLAFVDPFSGAPLIFDSPLPAELRVFAETLLGAPLP; the protein is encoded by the coding sequence ATGGAAACCTGTACAGAAATCATCGTGGTCAGCACGCGCCAGCAGGGCCAGAGCGCGCTGGAGATTCTGGCCGCGGCTGTCCCGGCCGCCGGTCGCGGCTATCTGCGCCAGCTGTTCAAGAAGGGGCGGGTGCGCTGTGATGGCCAGGTTTTGGCCGCTGATGCGTTGTTGCAGGCCGGTCAGCAGCTGCAGCTGGCTGGCAGCGCCCGGTTGGCGGAGTTGTTGGCGGCACCGCGCCAGGCGGCGGAGGCGGCGGGTGTGCCTGTGCTGTACGAAAGTGCCGAACTGCTGGTGGTCGACAAACCGGCTGGTCTGGCCGTGCATGGCGGCGCAGAGCAAACCGATCATCTGGTTGGCCGGGTACAGACGCTGATGACTCAGCGGGGCGAGCGTTTTGCCGTGGCGCCCATTCACCGGCTCGATCGTGCCACCTCCGGCCCGGTGCTGCTGGGCAAGGGCCGCAAGGCTTGTGGTGAATTGGGTCGCCTGTTTCTGCGTCAGCAGGTGGAGAAATGCTATCTGGCGCTGGTGCAGGGCCGGACGGCGCCCACGGGGGAGCTGGCCAGCCTGTTGCCGGCAAAGGGCAAGCTCAAGGAGGCACGTTGTGGCTTCCAGGCGCTGCGCCGCAGTGAGCAGGCCAGTTTGCTGCAGATTGACCTGCAGACCGGTCGCCAGCACCAGATCCGCCGCCAGCTGGCCGCCGCCGGCCATCCCCTGTTCGGTGATGCGCGCTATGGCGGCCCCTGTCCGCCGGCGCTGCCCCGGCTGTTTCTGCATTGCAGCCGGTTGGCCTTCGTCGATCCGTTCAGTGGCGCGCCGCTGATTTTTGACAGCCCCCTGCCGGCCGAGCTGCGGGTCTTTGCCGAGACCTTGCTGGGCGCGCCGCTCCCCTGA
- a CDS encoding ferritin: MISETMAAALNEQMNYEFYSANIYLAMSAYCSAKGLDGFASWHYNQYLEEQLHAMKFYHYLLDQNQPVELDAMPKPKKDYGSPLSVFEQALAHERSVTARIYKLVDRALEERDHGTNSFLQWFVNEQVEEESTINGILDKLRLVESSGNGIFMVNNELGQRPAPQPLA, translated from the coding sequence ATGATCAGTGAAACCATGGCAGCAGCTCTCAACGAGCAGATGAATTACGAGTTCTATTCCGCCAACATCTATCTGGCCATGAGTGCCTATTGCAGTGCCAAGGGCCTCGACGGCTTTGCCAGCTGGCACTATAACCAGTATCTGGAAGAGCAGCTGCACGCGATGAAGTTCTACCATTACCTGCTGGACCAGAACCAGCCGGTGGAACTGGATGCCATGCCCAAGCCGAAGAAGGATTACGGGTCACCCTTAAGCGTGTTCGAGCAGGCCCTGGCGCACGAGCGTTCGGTGACAGCGCGCATCTACAAGCTGGTTGATCGTGCCCTGGAGGAACGTGACCATGGTACCAACTCCTTTCTGCAGTGGTTTGTCAACGAGCAGGTCGAGGAGGAGTCCACCATCAATGGCATTCTTGACAAGCTGCGGCTGGTGGAAAGTTCCGGCAATGGTATCTTTATGGTCAACAACGAACTGGGCCAGCGTCCGGCCCCGCAACCGCTGGCCTGA
- a CDS encoding ABC-F family ATP-binding cassette domain-containing protein — protein MIHLSSIRRQHGQRLLFDNASCQIPPNSRTGLVGPNGAGKSTLFRLICGEEKPDSGEIGCAKGCVIGYFSQDVGDMAGRSALAEVMAACGDVVALGEELTRMESRMASGLEDDELTALLERYGEAQHSFEQRGGYDLEARAQAVLTGLGIAPQEQQRPVESFSGGWKMRIALARILTQNPDVLLLDEPTNHLDMESILWLENWLRDDYKGALLLTSHDREFMNRLVNRIIEVGNGGLTTYSGDYDFYLREREIRREQLQASHRRQQEMLAKEEEFIARFAARASHAAQVQSRVKKLEKIERIVLPPEQKRLRFAFAEAPRSGDDVLAFTALAKAWPQPEGTEKTVFSGVSGLVRRGDKVAVVGVNGAGKSTLLKVLAGQTAPSAGSCSQGANVLCGYFSQHSMELLDASRTVFETVQAALPQLSVGVLRNLCAAFLFQGDEVDKRVDKLSGGEKARLVLATLLGQPLNLLILDEPTNHLDILAREVLLEALQGFSGTLLLVSHDRHVLRHLANRVFEIDHGCLTAYEGNYDYYLEKTGRDHRQL, from the coding sequence ATGATCCATCTCAGCTCCATCCGCCGGCAGCACGGCCAGCGCCTGCTGTTCGACAACGCCAGCTGCCAGATTCCGCCCAACAGCCGTACCGGCCTGGTCGGCCCCAACGGTGCCGGCAAATCGACCCTGTTCCGCCTGATCTGCGGCGAGGAAAAACCCGATAGCGGCGAGATCGGCTGCGCCAAGGGCTGTGTGATTGGCTATTTTTCGCAGGATGTCGGCGACATGGCCGGCCGCAGCGCGCTGGCTGAGGTCATGGCCGCCTGTGGCGATGTGGTGGCCCTGGGCGAGGAACTGACCCGCATGGAAAGCCGCATGGCCAGCGGCCTGGAGGATGATGAACTGACCGCTTTGCTGGAACGCTACGGCGAGGCCCAGCACAGCTTTGAACAACGTGGCGGCTACGATCTGGAGGCCCGCGCCCAGGCCGTGCTGACCGGCCTGGGCATCGCGCCGCAGGAACAGCAGCGGCCGGTGGAAAGCTTCAGCGGCGGCTGGAAAATGCGCATCGCCCTGGCCCGCATTCTGACGCAAAACCCCGATGTGCTGCTGCTCGACGAACCGACCAACCACCTCGACATGGAATCGATTCTGTGGCTGGAAAACTGGCTGCGCGACGACTACAAGGGCGCTCTGCTGCTGACCAGCCATGACCGCGAATTCATGAACCGGCTGGTCAACCGCATCATCGAGGTCGGCAACGGCGGCCTGACCACCTACAGCGGCGACTACGATTTCTATCTGCGCGAGCGCGAGATCCGCCGCGAGCAGCTGCAGGCCAGCCACCGCCGCCAGCAGGAGATGCTGGCCAAGGAAGAGGAGTTCATCGCCCGCTTCGCCGCCCGCGCCTCCCACGCCGCCCAGGTACAGTCACGGGTGAAGAAGCTGGAGAAGATCGAACGCATCGTGCTGCCGCCGGAACAGAAGCGGCTGCGTTTCGCTTTTGCCGAGGCGCCGCGCAGCGGCGATGACGTGCTGGCCTTCACGGCTCTGGCCAAGGCCTGGCCACAGCCGGAAGGAACTGAAAAGACGGTATTCAGCGGCGTTTCCGGCCTGGTCCGGCGCGGCGACAAGGTGGCCGTGGTCGGCGTCAACGGCGCCGGCAAATCGACCCTGCTGAAGGTGCTGGCCGGGCAGACAGCGCCCTCGGCCGGCAGCTGCAGCCAGGGAGCCAACGTGCTGTGCGGCTACTTCAGCCAGCACAGTATGGAACTGCTCGATGCCAGCCGCACGGTGTTCGAAACGGTGCAGGCTGCCCTGCCCCAGCTCAGCGTCGGTGTGCTGCGCAATCTCTGCGCCGCCTTTTTGTTTCAGGGCGACGAGGTCGACAAACGCGTCGACAAACTCTCGGGCGGCGAGAAGGCCCGCCTGGTGCTGGCCACCCTGCTCGGCCAGCCACTCAACCTGCTGATCCTCGACGAACCGACCAACCACCTCGACATCCTCGCCCGCGAGGTTCTGCTCGAAGCCCTGCAGGGCTTCAGCGGCACCCTGCTGCTGGTCAGCCACGATCGCCATGTGCTGCGCCATCTGGCCAACCGCGTGTTCGAAATCGATCACGGCTGCCTGACCGCCTACGAGGGCAACTACGATTACTACCTGGAAAAGACCGGCCGCGATCATCGCCAGCTGTAG
- a CDS encoding chorismate-binding protein, translating into MALGASLASAGPKVLLHCPRRRLWQFYVRPQQEIVAHSPTEVVAALQAVEQAVEGEGLHAAGFVGFEAGAAFSRAQPWQPRPLPLLWFGLFAPPQLLAQLPPPDGPDLGGCWLAQLDGAAHARQVARIRQLIAAGETYQVNLTYPYDCLLPTTPWTLFHQLQQGQPGGYAAYIDLGRFAICSASPELFFERAGSRILTRPMKGTAARGADTVADAAQRRLLAESVKDRAENLMIVDMLRNDLGRIARPGTVRVPRLFTLEAYPTLWQMTSSVTARTDASLAELFAALFPCASITGAPKENTLRHIARLEQAPRQIYTGAIGCCRPGRRGCFSVAIRTALVDRASGTASYGVGGGIVWDSAAAAEYRESQLKAAILPRRPSAVRLLETLRWSAGAGFHLLEGHLRRLLHSAACHGYPCTAKQLRQRLAAAAACQPRQGRYRVRLLLDSQGVIECQFLAEPQRAASRPLRLAWAAEPVQSTDATLRHKTEQRQRYDRLRQLAGPEADEVLLYNERDELTEATTANVLLRRAGRWLTPALQSGLLPGVQRQHWLEQGRIEEAIIRRHEIGPDTPLVLINALRGCRRGRLQPDRRELPDF; encoded by the coding sequence ATGGCGTTAGGTGCGTCGCTGGCGTCGGCCGGGCCTAAGGTGTTGCTGCACTGTCCGCGGCGGCGGCTGTGGCAGTTCTATGTCCGGCCGCAACAGGAGATCGTCGCTCATTCGCCGACCGAGGTGGTGGCGGCGCTGCAGGCTGTGGAGCAGGCCGTTGAAGGTGAAGGTCTGCATGCCGCCGGATTTGTCGGTTTCGAGGCGGGCGCCGCCTTCAGTCGCGCCCAGCCTTGGCAGCCACGGCCCCTGCCGCTGCTGTGGTTTGGTCTGTTCGCGCCGCCGCAGCTGCTGGCGCAGCTGCCGCCGCCCGATGGTCCCGATCTGGGTGGTTGCTGGCTGGCGCAGCTCGATGGCGCGGCCCATGCCCGCCAGGTGGCACGGATTCGCCAGCTGATCGCCGCCGGCGAAACCTATCAGGTTAATCTGACCTATCCGTACGATTGTCTGCTGCCGACCACGCCCTGGACGCTGTTTCACCAGTTGCAGCAGGGGCAGCCCGGCGGCTATGCCGCCTACATTGATCTGGGTCGTTTTGCCATCTGCAGCGCCTCGCCGGAGCTGTTTTTCGAGCGGGCCGGCAGCCGCATTTTGACCCGGCCGATGAAGGGCACGGCCGCGCGGGGTGCCGACACGGTCGCCGATGCCGCTCAGCGCCGGCTGCTGGCTGAAAGCGTCAAGGACCGGGCCGAGAACCTGATGATTGTCGACATGCTGCGCAACGATCTCGGCCGAATCGCCCGACCGGGGACGGTGCGGGTGCCGCGCCTGTTCACGCTGGAGGCCTATCCGACCCTGTGGCAGATGACCAGCAGCGTGACGGCGCGCACCGATGCCTCGCTGGCCGAGCTGTTCGCCGCGCTGTTTCCCTGCGCCTCCATCACTGGCGCACCCAAGGAGAATACCTTGCGGCATATTGCCCGGCTGGAACAGGCGCCGCGCCAGATCTACACCGGCGCCATTGGCTGTTGCCGACCCGGCCGGCGCGGCTGTTTCAGTGTCGCCATCCGCACGGCGCTGGTCGACCGTGCCAGTGGCACGGCCAGCTACGGTGTCGGCGGCGGCATTGTCTGGGATTCCGCCGCAGCGGCGGAATACCGTGAAAGCCAGCTCAAGGCCGCCATTCTGCCGCGGCGGCCGAGCGCTGTGCGGTTGCTAGAGACCCTGCGCTGGAGCGCCGGCGCCGGTTTCCATCTGCTGGAAGGGCATCTGCGGCGTCTGCTGCACTCGGCCGCCTGTCATGGCTACCCCTGCACGGCGAAGCAGCTGCGGCAACGACTGGCGGCGGCGGCGGCTTGTCAGCCACGGCAGGGCCGTTACCGCGTGCGTCTGCTGCTGGACAGTCAGGGTGTCATCGAATGCCAGTTTCTTGCCGAACCGCAGCGCGCGGCGTCGCGGCCGTTGCGGTTGGCCTGGGCGGCCGAGCCGGTGCAGTCGACCGATGCCACCCTGCGCCACAAGACCGAGCAGCGGCAACGCTATGACCGGTTGCGCCAGCTGGCGGGGCCGGAGGCCGATGAGGTGTTGCTGTACAATGAGCGTGATGAGTTGACCGAGGCCACTACGGCGAATGTTTTGCTGCGCCGTGCCGGTCGCTGGCTGACACCGGCGTTGCAATCCGGCCTGTTGCCGGGCGTGCAGCGTCAGCACTGGCTGGAGCAGGGACGTATCGAAGAGGCGATCATCCGGCGCCATGAAATCGGACCGGACACGCCGCTGGTGCTGATCAATGCCCTGCGCGGTTGCCGGCGCGGTCGGCTGCAACCGGACAGGCGGGAACTGCCGGATTTTTAA
- the rd gene encoding rubredoxin, whose protein sequence is MEKYVCGPCGYVYDPAEGDPDNGIAAGTAFADLPEDWCCPLCGAPKSEFDPA, encoded by the coding sequence ATGGAAAAGTACGTCTGTGGTCCCTGTGGTTATGTCTATGATCCCGCCGAGGGCGATCCGGACAACGGTATCGCCGCCGGCACGGCCTTTGCCGATCTGCCCGAAGACTGGTGCTGCCCGCTGTGCGGTGCGCCCAAGAGCGAATTCGATCCGGCCTGA
- a CDS encoding general secretion pathway protein GspB, with the protein MSIILDALKKSQQQRQQQQVPGLHSQPEPVAAPPRRRLWPLLLSLALLLNGAVGLWWLLRAAPPQGAALQTTSPYNSTSGAVPPPAPVPVVTAPEVLTPPAPTPATQRVTPPPLALPAPTATAAESGPNTKTDTSRQPQPTLLPAPAAGPGHENQSADQPADLPLYQQLPGELLERLPTLDMSVHVYSTDPASRLVRINNQLLGEGSRIDSCQLEEITPQGAVLRQGGTRFLLPRRGQR; encoded by the coding sequence ATGTCGATCATTCTTGATGCCCTGAAAAAATCCCAGCAGCAACGCCAGCAACAACAGGTCCCCGGCCTGCACAGCCAGCCGGAACCCGTCGCCGCGCCACCGCGCCGGCGGCTGTGGCCGCTGCTGCTGAGCCTGGCCTTGCTGCTCAATGGCGCCGTTGGCCTCTGGTGGCTGTTAAGGGCGGCACCCCCGCAGGGTGCCGCCCTGCAGACAACCAGCCCCTACAACAGCACTTCTGGCGCTGTCCCACCGCCGGCGCCCGTCCCTGTTGTCACAGCGCCAGAAGTCTTGACCCCGCCCGCTCCCACGCCGGCCACCCAGAGGGTCACACCGCCGCCCCTCGCGCTGCCAGCACCAACTGCCACCGCGGCAGAGAGCGGGCCGAACACCAAAACGGATACCAGCAGGCAACCCCAACCAACCCTGCTGCCAGCACCGGCGGCAGGACCTGGGCATGAGAATCAATCGGCCGACCAGCCAGCCGATCTGCCCCTCTACCAGCAGCTGCCGGGCGAACTGCTGGAGCGTCTGCCGACCCTGGACATGAGTGTGCATGTCTACAGCACCGACCCCGCCAGCCGGCTGGTACGCATCAACAATCAGCTGCTCGGCGAAGGCAGCCGGATCGACAGCTGTCAGCTGGAAGAGATCACCCCCCAGGGCGCCGTGCTGCGCCAGGGCGGTACCCGTTTCCTGCTGCCGCGCCGCGGTCAGCGCTGA
- a CDS encoding class II fructose-bisphosphate aldolase codes for MTQRVQYSELGLVNSRALFARAMADGYAIPAYNFNNMEQLQAIVVACVESRSPVILQVSKGARQYANETLLRYMAMGAVAMARDLGVDLPICLHLDHGDSFELCQSCIDAGFSSVMIDGSHLTYEDNVALTRRVVDYARRFDVTVEGELGVLAGIEDEVSAEHSTYTRPEEVEDFVSRTGVDSLAISIGTSHGAYKFKLKEGEEVPPLRFDILDEVARRLPGFPIVLHGASSVVPEYVALINAHGGRLDGAVGVPEEQLRRAAASAVCKINIDSDGRLAMTAKVREYLAQHPEEFDPRKYLGAARSELVRLIRHKNEAVLGSAGRV; via the coding sequence ATGACGCAGCGCGTACAGTATTCAGAACTGGGACTGGTCAACTCGCGTGCCCTGTTTGCCCGCGCAATGGCCGATGGTTATGCTATTCCGGCCTATAATTTCAACAATATGGAACAGCTGCAGGCCATTGTGGTGGCTTGCGTGGAAAGTCGCTCACCGGTCATACTGCAGGTGAGCAAGGGCGCGCGGCAGTACGCCAATGAAACCCTGCTGCGCTACATGGCCATGGGCGCCGTGGCCATGGCGCGCGATCTGGGTGTCGACCTACCCATCTGTCTGCATCTGGATCACGGCGATTCCTTCGAGCTGTGCCAGTCCTGCATCGACGCCGGTTTTTCCTCGGTGATGATCGATGGCTCGCATCTGACCTACGAGGACAATGTCGCCCTGACCCGCCGGGTCGTCGACTATGCCCGCCGTTTTGACGTGACGGTGGAGGGCGAACTGGGCGTGCTGGCCGGCATTGAGGATGAGGTCAGCGCCGAGCACTCGACCTACACCCGGCCGGAAGAGGTGGAGGATTTTGTCAGCCGTACCGGTGTTGACTCCCTGGCCATTTCCATCGGCACCAGTCATGGCGCCTACAAATTCAAGCTCAAGGAGGGCGAGGAGGTGCCGCCGCTGCGCTTCGATATCCTTGATGAGGTCGCGCGCCGCCTGCCCGGTTTTCCCATCGTGCTGCATGGGGCCTCCAGTGTGGTGCCGGAATATGTCGCTCTGATCAATGCCCACGGTGGCCGGCTCGACGGCGCCGTCGGTGTGCCGGAGGAGCAGCTGCGGCGCGCGGCGGCCAGCGCCGTCTGCAAGATCAATATCGATTCCGATGGTCGTCTGGCCATGACGGCCAAGGTGCGCGAGTACCTGGCCCAGCATCCGGAGGAATTCGATCCGCGCAAGTATCTCGGCGCGGCCCGCAGCGAACTGGTCCGGCTGATCCGTCACAAGAATGAAGCCGTGCTCGGCAGCGCCGGCCGGGTCTGA
- the speD gene encoding adenosylmethionine decarboxylase: MCAKKLTRVKRPRNKIKLRGFNNLTKTLSFNIYDVCYAKAPANRKEYLEYIDEEYNAERLVTILQEVADIIGANILSISSQDYDPMGASVTILIAEEPVDPKPDQVLAHLDKSHLCIHTYPETDSKLGISTFRVDVDVSTCGKISPLKALNHLIESFESDIVLMDYKVRGFTRDTKGKKHYIDHRIHSIQQFIKRKTLDLYHCVDINIHQENLFHTKMLLKDVELENYLFGTAMQDFSDSEKERVKELLRHEMTEIFYSKNIF; the protein is encoded by the coding sequence ATGTGTGCAAAAAAGCTCACCCGGGTCAAGCGGCCACGCAACAAAATCAAGCTGCGCGGATTCAACAATCTCACCAAGACGCTGTCGTTCAACATCTACGATGTCTGTTACGCCAAAGCGCCGGCCAACCGCAAGGAATACCTTGAGTATATCGACGAGGAATACAACGCCGAGCGGCTGGTTACCATCCTGCAGGAGGTTGCCGACATCATCGGCGCCAACATCCTGAGCATTTCCAGTCAGGACTATGACCCGATGGGCGCCAGTGTCACGATCCTGATCGCCGAGGAACCGGTCGATCCCAAGCCCGACCAGGTACTGGCACATCTGGACAAGAGCCACCTGTGCATCCACACCTATCCGGAAACGGATTCGAAGCTGGGCATTTCCACCTTCCGGGTTGATGTCGACGTGTCGACCTGCGGCAAGATCAGCCCGCTCAAGGCCCTCAACCATCTGATCGAATCGTTCGAATCGGATATCGTGCTGATGGACTACAAGGTTCGCGGCTTCACCCGCGACACCAAGGGCAAAAAGCATTATATCGACCACCGCATCCACTCGATCCAGCAGTTCATCAAGCGTAAGACGCTGGATCTGTACCACTGTGTCGATATCAACATTCACCAGGAAAACCTGTTCCACACCAAGATGCTGCTGAAGGATGTGGAACTGGAAAACTACCTGTTCGGCACGGCGATGCAGGATTTTTCCGACAGCGAAAAGGAACGGGTCAAGGAACTGCTGCGCCACGAGATGACCGAGATCTTCTATTCCAAGAACATCTTCTAG
- a CDS encoding TetR/AcrR family transcriptional regulator encodes MTPKRDRIITAAITLFAEKGFRNTSTAEIASQAGVAQGTLFYHFKNKEGILTEVLRELLDATRQGYDRIDSRRLSGYACVERLLRSEQTLVEREQLRVRVLIRDMTDEVLVPGTCGHGLIRDFLGYKISLLIRFLQQGMADGSVRPLDAEKTAWFIDAAFYGILRIRLLKDLPIPPLAEHAIDLCLSALRPPCAPPPAS; translated from the coding sequence ATGACCCCCAAGCGTGACCGAATCATCACGGCGGCCATCACCCTGTTTGCCGAAAAAGGCTTCCGCAACACCAGCACGGCGGAAATCGCCAGTCAGGCCGGCGTGGCCCAGGGCACCCTGTTCTACCATTTCAAAAACAAGGAAGGCATCCTCACCGAGGTGCTGCGCGAGTTGCTCGACGCCACCCGGCAGGGCTACGATCGCATCGACAGCCGTCGGCTAAGCGGCTATGCCTGTGTTGAACGGTTGCTACGCAGCGAACAAACCCTGGTCGAACGTGAACAGTTGCGCGTGCGGGTACTGATCCGCGACATGACCGACGAGGTCCTGGTACCCGGCACCTGCGGCCATGGGCTGATCCGCGACTTTCTTGGCTACAAGATCAGCCTGCTGATCCGTTTTCTGCAGCAGGGCATGGCCGATGGCAGCGTCCGCCCGCTGGACGCCGAAAAGACCGCCTGGTTCATCGACGCCGCCTTCTACGGCATCCTGCGCATCCGCCTGCTCAAGGATCTGCCGATCCCCCCTCTGGCGGAACACGCCATCGACCTGTGCCTGAGCGCCCTGCGTCCGCCCTGTGCCCCACCCCCAGCCAGCTAA